A stretch of DNA from Bacteroidota bacterium:
TTCATTCATATTCAATCGTCTTTTGCACGGCGCTGTAAGTCGTCGTACAGCGTATAGGTTCTAACTTTATGGGCAATTTCCAGTGCGCGTTTAATCCGCGTTGCCTCTCGTTTTGCACTGTTTACGTGGTGCGCGAGTCCGCGGCGTTTGCCCGGAGTGAACGAATAAAAGCGAGCAGCAGCCTCTTCGTCCATCGCCAGCACTTCTTCCAGTTCTTCCCCCAGTTCCACATGATCCGGATCAGGATC
This window harbors:
- a CDS encoding YdeI/OmpD-associated family protein yields the protein DPDPDHVELGEELEEVLAMDEEAAARFYSFTPGKRRGLAHHVNSAKREATRIKRALEIAHKVRTYTLYDDLQRRAKDD